ATTCCCTGTCGCCTTTTGTCCTACAGGCCTTTGAACCCGGTGATTTGCGCCAGGCCCATTGGACGGGCACGTCAAAAGTAGGCGCGACCACCTATCCTTATCCCTACAAATATAAAAACAGCCTCTTTTCCAACCCCCACAACACGACCGAAGACCTGATGGTCTTCCGCCTGGCGGAGATTTACCTCATCAGGGCCGAAGCCCGGGCGCAGCAAGGTAACTACACCGGCGCCATGCAGGACATCGACGTGATCCGCAACCGGGCCGGTCTGGGCGACACGACGGTCAGCAACCTGCAACAGGCCATGGGGGTGATTCTGCATGAACGACAAACGGAGCTCTTTACGGAATGGGGCCACCGCTGGTTCGATTTGAAGCGGACCGACTCCATCAATGCCGTGCTGGGACGCGAAAAGCCCTGGTGGCCCGCCGACGGCCACGCGGCTTTATACCCCATCCCTTATAACGATCTTCTTTACAATCCCACGCTCGTACAAAACCCGGGATACTAGCCATCTAATTATGAAATATCTTGTTCTTATCGCTTTAAGCGTTGCCATCGGCAACGCCCGGGGGCAGTCTGCCCGTGGCCTGAAGCCTTTCGACAAAGTGATCCCAAAGGATGCCGTTGCCTGGCGAGGACTTTTCACTGTGTACCAGGTGGGGGATTCCGTCTATTTCGAAGTCCCCGACAGCTTGTTGAACCGGGACATGCTCGTGATCAACCGCTTTGTGCAAATGCCGTATGCAAAAAGTTTTTTGATGCCCCGCAAGTATCCCGGTGAGGAAAACGGTGAAACGCCTTGCTATTTTATGCTGGGAAGGGATTCTTCGATCAACCTTTGCACGGATCTCCTAAGAAAACAGGCGGAACCGGAAGGCAGGCTGTCCGCCGCCGTCCGGCAGTCCACAGCGGATCAGGTGGTGGCCACCTTCCCCATAGTAGCCATGGGTCCGTCAGGAAAGGGTTTTGTGATCAGTGTCAGCAGTTTCCTGAAATCCTCCCCGGTAATGAGCGCTAAAGACTGGACCGGCAGAGGGCGTAGTCGCCTGGAGTATGTGCATGGCTACCCGGTCAATGTAGAGATCGGTATGTACCAGGAGACCGGCATGGGGGAAATTTATGTGATGAATACCTCCTTCATCGCGCTTCCCAAAACGCCTATGCAGCAACGGATATTCGATCGTCGCGTCGGTTTTTTCAACAATGAAACCTTCTATTTTGCCGACAACCAGCAGGCGGTCGAAAAACGCGACTTTATCGACCGTTGGCGAATGGAGCCCCGGCCCGAAGACAGGGAGCGGTGGGAGCGGGGCGAGCTGGTGGAACCGGCCAAACCGATCGTATACTATATCGATCCCCATACCCCGAAGCAGTGGGTAAAATACCTGATCCTTGGCGTTAACGACTGGCAGAAAGCCTTCGAACAGGCAGGGTTCAAAAATGCCATCATGGCCAAGGAATGGCCCTATGGGGACAGCGTCAGTCTGGACGATGCCCGTTATTCCTTTCTCTGCTACCTGCCCTCGGAAGTCATGAATGCCTATGGGCCCAATACCCACGACCCGCGCAGCGGCGAGATCATCCAATCCCATATCGGCTGGTACCACAATGTGATGACGCTCGTGGATTACTGGTATAGAAGCCAGGTGGGCGCTACCGACCCTGCCGCCCGCCGTCCCGTGTTTGACGAGGAGCTGATGGGGCAGCTCATCCGGTTTGTGTCGTCCCACGAGGTAGGGCATACGCTGGGGCTCAGGCACAATTTCGGCTCCAGCAGCAGGACCCCGGTGGAAAAAATGCGGGATAAGAACTGGTTGAAGGAACACGGCCATACAGCCTCCATCATGGACTACGCCCGGTTTAACTATGTCGCCCAACCGGAAGACAGCGTTCCGCAGGATTGTCTCTGGCCGCATATCGGCGAATACGACCGGTGGGCCATCCAATGGGGATACAAGTATACCGGCTTGAACGCTGAAGAAGACAAGAAAGTATTGTACCGCCTGGCCTCCGACAGCCTGGCCGCCAACCCGAGGCTTTGGTTTGGCAGCCAGGAAGCGGAAAAGTTGCTCCAGACCGACCCACCGGACGATCCCCGTTGCCAGACGGAAGACCTGGGGGACAATGACATGATCGCCAATGCCTACGGCATCAAGAACCTACGACGCGTCCTGCCTAACCTGCCGGCCTGGACCAAAGAACAGGGAGGCCTGTACGACAACCTCGACGGTGCTTACAAGGCGCTGCTGGATGAATACAAGCGT
This sequence is a window from Dinghuibacter silviterrae. Protein-coding genes within it:
- a CDS encoding zinc-dependent metalloprotease, producing the protein MKYLVLIALSVAIGNARGQSARGLKPFDKVIPKDAVAWRGLFTVYQVGDSVYFEVPDSLLNRDMLVINRFVQMPYAKSFLMPRKYPGEENGETPCYFMLGRDSSINLCTDLLRKQAEPEGRLSAAVRQSTADQVVATFPIVAMGPSGKGFVISVSSFLKSSPVMSAKDWTGRGRSRLEYVHGYPVNVEIGMYQETGMGEIYVMNTSFIALPKTPMQQRIFDRRVGFFNNETFYFADNQQAVEKRDFIDRWRMEPRPEDRERWERGELVEPAKPIVYYIDPHTPKQWVKYLILGVNDWQKAFEQAGFKNAIMAKEWPYGDSVSLDDARYSFLCYLPSEVMNAYGPNTHDPRSGEIIQSHIGWYHNVMTLVDYWYRSQVGATDPAARRPVFDEELMGQLIRFVSSHEVGHTLGLRHNFGSSSRTPVEKMRDKNWLKEHGHTASIMDYARFNYVAQPEDSVPQDCLWPHIGEYDRWAIQWGYKYTGLNAEEDKKVLYRLASDSLAANPRLWFGSQEAEKLLQTDPPDDPRCQTEDLGDNDMIANAYGIKNLRRVLPNLPAWTKEQGGLYDNLDGAYKALLDEYKRFVGHVVNHIGGAERTYRSEDSGGDVYAPVPKEQQQQALAFLNEQLFTTPEWLLDPGVVNKIVVPGDAIGVLQRKTLKTLLGADKLANLLAASSQFGDSLSYPVQEYVADLHRYIWGGLSAGKKMDDCRRNLQKSYIDAMAALVAGHDPDISETDTWSVARADLAQIDREVKAALPKYTSEADQAHLQNVLQQIHRLHVH